Proteins found in one Verrucomicrobiia bacterium genomic segment:
- a CDS encoding Gfo/Idh/MocA family oxidoreductase, translating into MKTVRLGIIGMGNIGRFHAGNVRAGRVSQCELVAICSRQPAVRADFKTAAAFDDADQLIHSGLVDAVLIATPHWQHSEIGMAALAAGLHVMVEKPVAAHKADAERFITAHQKNSRCVFSVMSQLRAEPRYQAIRELLQSGALGSLVRVSWINTDWFRPEAYYQSSAWRATWRGEGGGVLLNQSLHNLDLLQWLVGMPARVRGFCHFGRFHDIEVEDDVTACLEWADGATGTFVASTGEAPGTNRLEISGTCGRLRLEEDKLWLTENDCDAVAFSRSTDQAFGRPGATTREVPFANAPQPHAVLLQNFVNAILHGEPLMAPGEDGIHAVELANAIVYSSLQDRTVELPLDAAAWAAQLDRLTAGSTAAKKVGRPVAGDVARSFKR; encoded by the coding sequence ATGAAAACCGTTCGTTTGGGCATCATTGGGATGGGCAATATCGGCCGGTTTCACGCCGGTAACGTGCGCGCGGGCCGGGTTTCGCAGTGTGAGCTGGTGGCGATTTGTTCGCGCCAGCCAGCCGTGCGCGCGGATTTCAAAACAGCCGCCGCGTTCGACGACGCGGACCAGCTGATTCATTCCGGGCTGGTGGACGCGGTCTTGATTGCCACCCCGCACTGGCAGCATTCCGAAATCGGAATGGCCGCGCTGGCGGCAGGGTTGCATGTAATGGTGGAAAAGCCGGTCGCCGCGCACAAGGCGGACGCCGAACGCTTCATCACCGCGCATCAAAAAAACTCCCGATGTGTATTCAGCGTGATGTCACAATTGCGCGCCGAGCCGCGTTATCAGGCGATTCGCGAATTGCTGCAATCCGGTGCGCTCGGCTCGTTGGTGCGCGTGAGCTGGATCAACACTGACTGGTTCCGGCCTGAAGCCTATTACCAAAGCAGTGCGTGGCGGGCCACCTGGCGCGGAGAAGGGGGCGGGGTGCTGTTGAACCAGTCGCTGCACAACCTCGACCTGCTTCAGTGGCTGGTTGGCATGCCCGCCCGCGTCCGTGGCTTTTGCCACTTTGGCCGTTTTCATGACATTGAAGTGGAGGACGACGTTACGGCTTGCCTGGAGTGGGCCGACGGCGCGACGGGAACCTTTGTCGCCAGCACGGGCGAAGCGCCGGGAACGAACCGGCTCGAAATCTCCGGCACCTGCGGGCGCCTGCGCTTGGAGGAGGACAAGCTGTGGTTGACGGAGAATGATTGCGATGCGGTTGCATTCAGCCGGTCCACCGACCAGGCATTTGGCCGGCCGGGGGCCACAACCCGGGAGGTGCCGTTTGCAAACGCGCCCCAACCGCATGCGGTGTTGCTCCAGAACTTCGTCAACGCCATCCTGCACGGCGAGCCACTGATGGCGCCGGGCGAGGACGGGATTCACGCGGTGGAACTGGCGAACGCGATTGTGTATTCGTCCTTGCAAGACCGAACCGTTGAATTGCCGCTGGATGCCGCAGCTTGGGCGGCGCAACTTGACAGGTTGACCGCCGGTTCAACGGCAGCGAAGAAGGTGGGGCGCCCGGTTGCGGGTGATGTTGCCCGTTCGTTCAAGCGCTGA
- the aroQ gene encoding type II 3-dehydroquinate dehydratase, with translation MKVLFLNGPNLNLLGQREPGVYGSLTLADIEAKVRRVAAERGVEIEFRQSNIEGELVTWIQQSKGSFDVIVFNAAAYTHTSVAIRDAITAVAVPTIEIHLSNVHAREEFRRESLIAPVCRGVIGGFGAESYVLGLFAAVIVIEKSK, from the coding sequence ATGAAAGTTCTCTTTCTAAACGGGCCAAACTTGAATCTGCTCGGGCAACGCGAGCCCGGGGTCTATGGCAGTCTGACTTTGGCGGACATTGAGGCCAAAGTGCGGCGGGTGGCGGCTGAAAGGGGGGTCGAAATTGAGTTCCGTCAGTCGAATATTGAAGGGGAATTGGTCACGTGGATTCAGCAATCCAAGGGTAGCTTTGACGTTATCGTTTTCAATGCTGCGGCTTACACCCACACTAGCGTCGCCATTCGTGATGCGATCACGGCGGTCGCTGTGCCGACGATTGAAATTCATTTGTCCAACGTCCATGCCCGGGAGGAGTTTCGCCGGGAATCGTTGATTGCTCCCGTGTGTCGCGGAGTGATTGGTGGGTTTGGGGCCGAATCTTACGTTTTAGGGCTTTTTGCGGCTGTTATCGTTATCGAAAAGTCAAAGTGA
- the accB gene encoding acetyl-CoA carboxylase biotin carboxyl carrier protein has translation MDLKDIKAIIDLMKKNSVAEFEMEKEGFKIRLKRSGGSAPVAVGDDVPQISYVPQVVAAAPGAAAAAPAPVSSGIEIKSPMIGTFYRSPSPESAAYVEVGTEVGPDTVVCIIEAMKVMNEIKAEVKGVITEILIDNAKPVEFGQPMFKVRPL, from the coding sequence GTGGACCTTAAGGACATTAAAGCCATTATTGATTTGATGAAGAAGAACTCCGTTGCGGAGTTCGAAATGGAAAAGGAAGGCTTCAAGATCCGACTCAAGCGAAGCGGCGGCTCTGCGCCTGTCGCGGTGGGGGACGATGTCCCGCAAATCTCTTACGTGCCCCAAGTGGTCGCGGCTGCGCCCGGTGCGGCCGCGGCGGCACCCGCCCCGGTCAGCAGCGGGATTGAGATCAAGTCGCCGATGATTGGCACGTTTTATCGTTCACCTTCGCCGGAATCCGCCGCTTATGTTGAAGTCGGAACGGAAGTGGGGCCGGACACAGTGGTTTGCATCATCGAAGCCATGAAGGTGATGAACGAAATCAAAGCCGAAGTGAAAGGCGTCATCACGGAAATCCTGATCGATAACGCCAAGCCCGTCGAATTTGGGCAGCCGATGTTCAAAGTGCGCCCCCTCTGA
- a CDS encoding O-antigen ligase family protein, which yields MAPSHNPGKIDDAVVLRLFLALFGVVLGLALLKFPNPPVLEQLVTTPTGFWEWILTAWPARYGRGLLCVIGLIGIFLVRRPARLPLPLLLLPLAWLVWVTLSVVWTLNAKVSNPTWLHLVACVGCFYAGLLVLGRVSKPWPFFLGLIGAFVVVLAAGWQQRWGGLQESRVYFFTYIYPTLKEVSPDLLKKMNSDRIFATLFYPNSLAGALLLLTPVVLGAIAVAKNRITAGARWFLAGVVGLGALGCLVWSGSKGGWLIALFLSVIAMFRLPTSRRIKIMIASGFLVLGLTGFLARYLGFFQRGATSVVARADYARAAWLNIRDHPLLGSGPGTFATVYEAVKPPDAEMTRLVHNDYLQQASDSGILAGLLFTALVVGVLFKTRTAWASRDWLVFGTWLGLLGFAVQATLEFGFYIPATAWCWFALAGWLLAQAGLRFDNPNADT from the coding sequence ATGGCGCCCTCTCACAACCCGGGCAAGATCGACGATGCCGTTGTGTTGCGCCTTTTCCTGGCCTTGTTTGGCGTGGTTTTGGGGCTCGCGTTGTTGAAGTTTCCCAACCCGCCGGTGTTGGAGCAACTGGTGACAACCCCCACCGGCTTCTGGGAATGGATCCTGACGGCATGGCCAGCGCGTTACGGACGTGGATTGCTTTGTGTGATCGGGCTGATTGGCATTTTTTTAGTCCGTCGTCCGGCACGCTTGCCGTTGCCGTTGCTGCTTTTGCCGTTGGCCTGGTTGGTCTGGGTTACGCTGTCAGTCGTCTGGACCTTGAACGCCAAAGTCAGCAACCCCACCTGGCTGCATCTTGTTGCGTGTGTGGGCTGCTTTTATGCGGGGCTGCTGGTGCTGGGGCGGGTGAGCAAACCGTGGCCATTTTTCCTGGGGCTCATCGGCGCGTTCGTGGTCGTGCTGGCGGCTGGATGGCAACAACGTTGGGGCGGGCTTCAGGAGTCACGGGTGTATTTCTTCACCTACATTTATCCCACGTTGAAGGAGGTGTCGCCCGACCTTTTGAAGAAGATGAACAGCGATCGTATTTTTGCGACGCTGTTTTATCCGAATTCCCTGGCGGGAGCGTTGCTGTTGTTGACGCCAGTGGTCCTTGGGGCGATTGCCGTCGCAAAGAACCGGATCACGGCGGGTGCCCGTTGGTTTCTGGCCGGCGTCGTCGGTTTGGGTGCGCTTGGCTGCCTCGTTTGGTCCGGGTCAAAGGGCGGTTGGCTGATTGCTTTGTTTCTGTCCGTCATTGCCATGTTTCGCCTGCCAACGTCGCGGCGGATTAAAATCATGATTGCCTCCGGTTTTCTGGTTTTGGGGCTGACCGGCTTCCTGGCGCGTTATCTGGGCTTTTTCCAGCGCGGCGCGACCAGCGTGGTGGCGCGCGCCGACTACGCACGGGCGGCATGGCTAAACATCCGGGATCATCCCCTGCTGGGTAGCGGGCCGGGAACCTTTGCAACCGTATATGAAGCGGTGAAACCGCCCGATGCCGAAATGACCCGCCTGGTTCACAACGATTATCTCCAACAGGCGTCGGACTCGGGCATTTTGGCCGGCTTGTTGTTCACCGCTTTGGTGGTTGGTGTGTTGTTCAAGACCCGGACCGCTTGGGCGTCTCGGGATTGGCTGGTTTTTGGAACGTGGCTGGGGCTGCTGGGGTTTGCAGTCCAAGCCACGTTGGAGTTCGGGTTTTACATTCCAGCAACCGCCTGGTGTTGGTTTGCCTTGGCGGGATGGCTCCTGGCCCAAGCCGGCTTAAGGTTCGACAACCCGAACGCCGACACCTAG
- a CDS encoding DNA polymerase III subunit, translating into MAFKDYPQGRHGVELLQRSLERGRLAHGYLFGGTELDDLEALARQLAKTLNCQQPVQRAANGAALDCCDACLACRKIEDGNHPDVHWVRPESKSRLIGVEQMRDLMHQINLKPTEAVWKVAVVVAADRLNTGSANAFLKTLEEPPARSIIILTTTEPDRILETIESRCLRLNFGGDGTKRFGPAQMDWLERFAQLAAREQKSLLARYQLLGSLLQELNVMRETVKETVSARSPLGKYADADKALREKWEDELNAAVEAEYRRQRNDWLGVLQWWLRDVWLLTLGAEKELLSFPQVLASQEVAARLTSTQSMDNLHVVERTQRLLHTNVQEALALEVGLLELSF; encoded by the coding sequence ATGGCATTTAAGGATTATCCACAGGGCAGACATGGAGTTGAACTGTTGCAGCGCTCGCTTGAGCGCGGCCGTTTGGCGCATGGCTATTTGTTCGGCGGGACGGAGCTTGATGATCTCGAAGCCCTGGCCCGGCAACTGGCCAAAACCCTCAACTGCCAGCAACCGGTTCAGCGCGCGGCGAACGGGGCGGCGCTGGATTGCTGCGATGCCTGCCTGGCGTGCCGCAAAATTGAGGATGGAAATCACCCCGATGTGCACTGGGTGCGGCCGGAATCAAAATCGCGTCTCATCGGCGTGGAGCAGATGCGCGATCTGATGCACCAAATCAATCTCAAGCCGACCGAGGCTGTCTGGAAAGTCGCGGTGGTTGTCGCCGCCGACCGCCTGAACACCGGTTCCGCCAACGCATTTCTAAAAACACTGGAGGAGCCACCGGCGCGTTCCATCATCATCCTGACCACCACCGAACCGGATCGAATTCTGGAAACGATTGAGTCCCGCTGTCTGCGTTTGAACTTCGGCGGTGATGGGACGAAGCGCTTTGGGCCGGCGCAAATGGACTGGCTGGAGCGGTTTGCCCAACTGGCGGCGCGCGAGCAGAAGAGCCTGCTGGCCCGCTATCAATTGCTGGGCTCGCTCTTGCAGGAATTGAATGTCATGCGGGAAACGGTCAAAGAAACCGTCTCGGCGAGATCGCCGTTGGGAAAATACGCCGATGCGGACAAGGCGCTGCGCGAAAAGTGGGAAGATGAACTCAATGCCGCCGTCGAAGCCGAATACCGCCGACAACGCAACGACTGGCTGGGCGTCTTGCAATGGTGGCTTCGGGACGTATGGCTGCTGACCTTGGGGGCGGAAAAGGAACTGCTCAGTTTTCCTCAGGTCCTGGCGTCGCAGGAGGTGGCGGCGCGCCTGACGAGCACGCAATCCATGGATAATTTGCACGTGGTCGAGCGCACGCAACGGCTGCTCCACACGAATGTTCAGGAGGCCTTGGCGTTGGAGGTGGGGTTGCTGGAACTAAGCTTCTGA
- the accC gene encoding acetyl-CoA carboxylase biotin carboxylase subunit — MFEKVLVANRGEIAVRIIRACKELNIRTVAVYSEADVNSMHVQLADEAICIGKAPASESYLRIDRIISAAEIADVDAIHPGYGFLSENAHFAEVCESCNIRFIGPGPRAMNALEDKAISRALAKKAGVPLPPGSEGLVESEQDALTVAKRIGYPVMIKAVAGGGGRGMRAAHNDISLVKGFHTARTEAEKAFGNSGVYIEKFIENPHHIEFQILADQKGHIIHLGERDCSIQRRNQKVVEETPSPLIENKFRKLREKMGKAAVKIAEVANYTNAGTVEFIVDEQGNYYFLEVNKRIQVEHPITEEVTGIDLVRYQIMIAMGEPLKHTQSDIQFKGHAIECRINAEDPFDEFRPSPGRIEMYYQPGGRGVRVDTHTYAGYTIPPTYDSMISKLITYGRDRREAMDKMSRALGEYMISGIKTTISFQQAIMQDPNFRRGVYSTAFVEQLLTGARRELIEEKA, encoded by the coding sequence ATGTTTGAAAAGGTTCTAGTCGCCAATCGTGGCGAGATTGCCGTCCGCATCATCCGTGCCTGCAAGGAGTTGAACATCCGCACGGTCGCCGTCTATTCCGAGGCGGATGTCAACTCGATGCACGTCCAGCTTGCTGACGAGGCGATTTGCATCGGCAAAGCGCCGGCCAGCGAGAGCTACCTGCGCATTGATCGCATCATCAGCGCGGCGGAAATCGCCGACGTGGACGCGATTCATCCCGGTTACGGTTTCTTGTCGGAGAATGCCCACTTCGCGGAGGTTTGCGAAAGTTGCAACATTCGCTTCATCGGACCGGGACCGAGGGCCATGAATGCCTTGGAGGACAAGGCGATCAGCCGCGCCCTGGCCAAGAAGGCCGGCGTGCCGTTGCCTCCGGGTTCTGAAGGGTTGGTCGAGAGCGAGCAGGATGCGCTGACTGTCGCCAAACGCATTGGCTATCCGGTCATGATCAAAGCGGTGGCCGGCGGTGGCGGTCGCGGCATGCGCGCGGCGCACAACGATATTTCGCTGGTGAAAGGTTTTCACACGGCGCGCACCGAGGCGGAAAAGGCCTTCGGTAATTCGGGTGTTTACATCGAAAAATTCATCGAGAATCCCCACCACATTGAGTTTCAGATTCTCGCCGATCAAAAGGGGCACATCATTCATCTTGGGGAACGCGATTGCTCCATTCAGCGCCGCAACCAAAAGGTGGTGGAAGAGACGCCCTCGCCGCTGATCGAGAACAAATTCCGGAAGCTCCGGGAGAAGATGGGCAAGGCGGCCGTCAAAATCGCCGAGGTGGCGAATTACACCAATGCTGGCACGGTCGAGTTCATCGTGGATGAACAGGGCAATTACTATTTCCTTGAGGTCAACAAGCGCATTCAGGTCGAGCATCCGATCACTGAAGAAGTCACCGGCATCGATTTGGTGCGTTACCAGATCATGATCGCAATGGGCGAGCCGTTGAAACACACGCAGAGCGACATCCAGTTCAAGGGGCATGCGATCGAGTGCCGCATCAACGCCGAGGATCCCTTCGACGAATTTCGGCCCAGTCCTGGGCGCATCGAAATGTATTATCAACCGGGCGGCCGCGGCGTGCGGGTGGATACCCACACTTATGCCGGTTACACGATCCCGCCCACGTATGATTCAATGATCAGCAAGCTCATCACCTACGGTCGCGACCGGCGCGAAGCCATGGACAAGATGAGCCGCGCCCTTGGCGAATACATGATCTCGGGCATCAAGACGACCATCTCCTTCCAACAGGCGATCATGCAGGATCCCAATTTCCGCCGCGGCGTGTATTCAACGGCCTTCGTCGAACAGCTGCTTACGGGCGCCCGGCGGGAATTGATTGAAGAGAAGGCCTGA
- a CDS encoding DUF554 family protein, whose product MNALLLLGTLINSGAIVLGTGVGCLRKRPFSVENQFFLKAVLGAAAAFAGVWLTWKSLNGTPGHILWQLAVVLLAMVLGKVVGRLLQLQKLSNRLGQFARRRIAAATPGRGGGYSDGVNVCSALFCAAPLGILGAISESLGAGPLPLLIKAVMDGLAAFSFVALFGWTVALSALPVLAFQGTISLAVGLLALPWLSAHHLVDPVNATVGLLIFAVSLLIFEVRRVEVADYLPSLIWAPLLTLWLA is encoded by the coding sequence GTGAATGCGTTGCTCTTGCTGGGGACCCTCATCAATTCGGGGGCAATTGTTCTCGGGACGGGTGTGGGGTGCCTGCGGAAGCGGCCGTTTTCGGTGGAGAATCAGTTCTTCCTGAAGGCGGTTTTGGGGGCGGCCGCGGCTTTTGCTGGGGTGTGGTTGACATGGAAGAGCCTTAACGGCACACCGGGACATATCCTGTGGCAACTTGCCGTCGTTCTGCTCGCGATGGTGCTTGGCAAAGTGGTCGGGCGTCTTTTGCAGCTTCAAAAGCTTTCCAATCGTCTGGGTCAGTTCGCTCGTCGTCGGATTGCGGCCGCGACCCCTGGTCGGGGAGGGGGGTATTCCGACGGGGTCAACGTTTGTTCCGCATTGTTTTGCGCGGCACCGTTGGGAATCCTTGGCGCCATTTCCGAGTCGCTTGGTGCGGGACCGCTGCCGTTGTTGATCAAGGCGGTGATGGACGGGCTGGCTGCGTTCAGCTTCGTCGCATTGTTCGGGTGGACCGTTGCTTTATCCGCTTTACCCGTGCTGGCATTTCAAGGGACGATTTCCCTGGCGGTCGGGTTGTTGGCGTTGCCTTGGTTGAGCGCGCATCATTTGGTTGATCCGGTCAACGCGACGGTCGGCTTGCTGATCTTTGCCGTGTCGTTGCTCATCTTCGAAGTGAGGCGGGTCGAAGTGGCAGATTACCTGCCAAGCTTGATTTGGGCGCCGCTGCTGACCTTGTGGCTGGCTTGA